TCTGTTTTACAAGGGGACATGGCTGAAGAGGTAGGACACAGATTCCCCATTGTGGGTTCTCCTGATGGCCTCTGCCAGAATCATGGAGATGTCAATGACCTGGAGGAAACAACCAGTTGTGAAAATGCGACACTGGAGAGGAACATGAGGTGTCTTACTGCAGATCAAGAATTTGTACAGTGTAATGAAAATGTCAACGCTTCAGTGGCCGCAGAGTAACTGTCAACATGTTGGCCATATTGGACTGCCCtataaatacaaacataaaaaagGGAGGCATGTGGTTTTCAATGGATCCATCATCACGGGTAAGATCTGTGTGCTACAACTGTTTGAAAAATATTAAGGTTATGTATCCTGAAAACTGGAGTTCCCGTTTTACCTCGCAGTTGTTTACAGTTCAGTCTGTACCTtaaggatgggaattgttaagaatttaacgattccaattccattatcgatattgcttatcgatccgattctttatcgattctcttaccgattctcattgggtgagggaataaaagagtacaaacgggtgtgtttgtattaactgtcttttatatttccatctctgcacagaaaatataacgtagtatgtacaaataataataacagatgacgctgggcctggtCCAGGGGGGATGActatgaaagtgaaactaaagacactttactaattcctctattgctgcacttCTACTACGTGGAtccagttcgactcagctcggcttgtctcccgttgttgtgcacctcatttcctttcccttcttaccttcagaaacttgtatttgaggagttacgacgtttgttgcccacaccggccGGCGTTcattctgccgctacattcacaagcgccactaagtagcgtatcaaatacgtgacattcctgtaaatgattcacatgctgtggacaaatgtttgaggatattggagggattccacccttttgaagacatggaagctttgcaagtgttccaagtaagtggacctggtgtcatctttttagaccgtttctgcctcaacgccatgttggctacgttctgaccaaaacaatgcagcgtacatgtgatgtcatcgcgcatgcacaacaaaggcagaatcgataagcagaatcgttaagcaggcaggcaaacgattccaaggaattgagctactgggaaccggttctcgatccCCATCCCTACTGTGCCTGTCTAATATGGCAACACAGTGACAAAATGGCAGCAACTAGCTGAATATAGattacaaatgtaaaaaaatgcaaacatttttatgtgtCTGCACAGTATTGTTATACAAACACTACTTGGTTGACGGTATCAGGCAAACAATAGATGAGCTGATAAATAAAGACAAGTAATTAACCCAGAACCTTAACCTGGATttgggctcctgggctcctctgctgaggctgatgacccgagacccggacccggatttGGCTTCAACACCTGATGCTTCCTGCTCATGTAACACTAAGTCAAACTCTACCCAGGTTTGCCAAATTCTGTTTGTTTCATCTCATATTGACTTCACTGGATATTTGTTACTTGTATCATTTCAATTTATTTTACAGTCTCTTAACTGATGTGATGGTTTCATTGTCGGCATTTTTTCCTAATCAACCTGCCTGACGAAAGATGTCAAACCTATTGGAAATGTGCATAATTCCAGACATTAGCCTGAGGTTACCTGTATTTTTTGGGCAAGCCTTCATCTTCTCTTCTTGTGGAATAGTGTTGGTTACAACCACAGCTTCAAAGGGGGCATTGTTAATCCGGGAGATGGCCGGACCAGAGAAAATGCCGTGTGTGAGAATGGCATAGACCTTTATGGCTCCCGCATCGATGAGCCTGAGGGCGACATGGACACAAGATCAAATCAGTGGAGGTTTCTGTAATGGATCCTTCGCACTGACAGAATGTGATACTGACTTGTCAGCGGCATGGCAGATGGTACCCGCAAGTGTCGGCCATGTCGTCCCACCAGGGATGGCCACACGGTCCTTGACGTCACCCACCAGGACCATACGGTCCACTTCGTTGGCCTTCTTCCTTTCCTTATGAATCAGAGCAAACTCCACGTTCAGACGGTCTGCGATGGACGTCACGCTGAGAGAACAGAGAGGAAACGGAATTACAACAAACTCATGGTGCATCTTTTGTTTTGCTGTTATGAGACAAGCAGCCCTTTCGCGCTGTGAGTCTTCCTCATTGTATCTTACCGCTTAGCTCCGCCGGCATCTGGAGACACAATGATACAATTTTTCCACTCTGGGATGTTTTCTCTGATCCACTGCAGAACAGCAGGTTCTGCATATAAGTTATCAACCGCAATGTCGAAAAAGCCCTGTAAATAGATATAAAATGTCATGCTTAAATGCCTGTCAATCATAGTCTAACCGTATGCACTGTAGTTGAGACAGAGAAATACTGACTGATAGAACAAATACAACTTGATGTAGGCCTATCTCAATCCAtttacaatactactactactactacaaataaaaactgaactgATTCTAATAGTATTAAGTTATCACTGTACTTGATTTATTTTATGAATAGAATACAATGCAAGTGCCTTTTAGATAACAACAGCAAAGCTGATTACATGTTTGATATTGACAAGAAATGAGTTTAAGTCTCTTGAATTCCATCACATCCTCACAATGAGCCTTATTTGTTGGTTGTAAAAGCATTTTGTACTGACCTGGATTTGAGATGCATGAAGGTCCATCGTGATGATGTGGTCGGCACCGGCCACAGACAACATGTTTGCCACCAGCTTGGCTGATATGGGTGCTCGACTCTGGAACAAGTATCAAGACACAGTCACTTCAGGTGAGTTAGAAGAAATAATGCTTAAGAGTTTGGATTCAGTGGCATTTCGGCTTTCTTTATTCAACAGTTATAATAAAGAAGGTCATGCCTGAGTAAAACATTGGCAGTTGAAGTACCATTTGATACATGGTTCACACTTTGTCAAGTTGGAGACCAAAGAAATCCTACTTTCTGTTTTCCAGTGTTGCTAAGCTCCATCTAAGTGCCGAGTATGAGGTAGGTCTCTCTCAGAGATACTCATCCTCATTTGTCAGGACTGCAGGCCAGACTTAACGATGACCTTTCCATTATGATTGTAACTCTAAAATCTAGGTCCTGCCACCGCCACCAGGGCTTTTCTCTTAAGCATCTGTCAAAGAAAAGCAGAGCCCATGTGGACGCACACGTCAGAGTCTGGGCTTCAGGACGTGTTGACAAAACATTAACCTAGCACAAATACAAAATTTATAGATTGAGGCAGAGGAGACACTGGCTGCGGCAAAAACTAGCTGATTTTAGAGCATTCATTTCTTCACAGTATATTAAAAGTTGAAACCTTGAAGATCAGTAGGGTTCTCTTTCAATTTCTGGGGACAAAAATACAGCATTTCACCTAAGATTTGATTatcatttattgaaaaaaaaaacatgaacaaagaaAATTATAAATATGTATGGTACACAGAGACATTACTGCAAGAAGTATGCATAATTTCCTCAAGTAATTCATTATAATAGTTTTCCACAAcgtaaaacagtcatgtgacagtAATGCTGATTAATCAATGGTGAAACAATCGTGAACAGTTCAGTGTAACCATAAATAACAACTCTCAATGTAGTGTTGTTTTACCCATTTAATTTGGCTTCAGGGCTGCACCAAAACTGTTGTATTCTACCATCATATTTTGATGATCAGACAGCTACTATGGAAGACGGCTGAGTTCTCAACAGCCTTTGACACATTTTTCAAAGTTATCCATGTTATTGCCCTGTAACCTTGAGGTCAGCATGTGGATGAGGCTAACACTGGCAGAGCTTTAACCCTGACATGTTAAACCCTCACGAGTAGAGGCAACTAGAGAATGATACTGCCTCTACAGGTGCTAACTAGCAGAAAATTGCTTTATATGGATCTgaattgctgctgctgctgcggttACGTTTACCTCTGAGGCAACACAAGATAATCATTGACAAGATAAGCAGGCTATGTGAAACCAGTATTCTGCTGGCATGTCCCCATTACCCAATTTCACACTTTGAGAGAAGCATCTGCTCAAATTACAAACCAGACTGAGCTCTAGCTGTGACATTTCAACCAAAAAGCTTCTTGACAACTTGAACCTTCTCTGCAACTCTTCTGCTTAATATATGACTCCACTGTGTGCGTCTACCTTGTCCTTCTTGTCCTGCCGGGCATAGGGAAAGCAAGGGATGACAGCGGTGACGCGGGACGACGAGGCGATCTTGCAGGCATTGATCATGATGAGCAGCTCCATGAGGTTGTCATTGATTTCACCACAGCCACTTTGCACAATGTACACATCCTCGCCGCGTACACTTTCCCCAATCTCTACACTGTTGAGACAGGACAAAAACAGTTTCAGTCTGGGTTCCAAGATGACAAAATTTTTACATGACTCTTCATGGACCTGTAACATCATTCACATGAATCAAAACATTTAGGTACATGAACAGGAGTAACCTTGAGTTAATTATTGTACaaaatttttcattattttcatattcattGCTAATACACAGAAAAactattaagaaaaaaatgagttAAGTCTGATATTAATTTCATATAAGGTGTTGCGTGTTAGGCAGTGATTAGTCCTTTCTGAAGGTCATTCAGTATATTATGCTTAAGTTTGCCCCCCACTCCATCCCTGACTCACATAAAACCTGTAGAATTGTATATATGCATGACTGAGCAACTTTTGACAATGAGGAACAAGTTAGGGCTGAGTCCCTCCACTTGTCTGAACTACCAATCAGATTCTTTCTCGCCCTGAAGCCCAAAGCAGACAGCACAAGTGTGAAACATTCCTGCGCTTAGTCATGTGATTGGCTGAAGCATTTAGTGGTTACAGGTGAGAAGTAACACAAATGAATTAGTCAGAAAATAAACTGTTTGACAACAAAACAGACATCATTCAGAAGTGCCCCTTTTGCTCAGGCAGAAAGGACAGACCAACACCAGGACCTCCAGCAAAACATTTCCTGCCACTGATGCTAAAATTAAAGAGGAGTCAAAGGGTGCTGTATGACACGGGAACAAACAAGTGACTTTCCCAACAGGAGGCAAGTCTTTCCTTTCTCCCTGTATACTGAAATACAAAAAGGTTAGACACTTTGTCAAAGTCCTTGAAAGAAATTTATGGCTGTGTATGTTGAATATGGAATGACTAAAGCAATTTTGCTTAGGAAATATTACAAGGAAGTGACaatacccccccacaccccccacacacacacacagagttttcAGAAGGAGAGCAAGTAAAATAAAGTTAAGACTGAAAAACATTATCACAGacacaaatgtaaaataaaaatttgattttaTGTGATAATTTGTTTAAAAGACGTTATAAAGTGAACATATAATCTTCATTTGGACACTTCTCTGAGTGCACACAAACAAAAGCCAAGGTAAGATTGTCTGAAACAGTCATAACTGAAACAAAGTTTGGCTTGATACGATAAATTTGAATCACCACATCACACTACAAATTGACAACAAGCTCTTTATTTGGACATTTCTTCTTGTCCAAACAAACAAGATACCTTTGTGCTATTTTGTATTCCCACCAATGACTGCTTTGGTGATAGACCTCAGCTGAGAAAACCTGTACTGTGAGAAGAGTTACTCATACCAGAGTGTTCTGACATCACTGTGTGTGTGGATGAGAAAATAATCTTTGTTTTGCACTTTGTGTCACCCAAACAGCTAAATTCCCTAGAGAGAAACCTCCGATAATCAAAGTTTTCCCTGGATTTTAGAGTTGTGGGTGGATGATGGGGTCAAGACACCTTTCTAAGCCCTGGCCCTGTTTTAGTCAGGAACTGCAAGTGTTGCAATGCACTCTTTATTGCTCATGCAAGGGGAGGATTACAAAAAGACAACATACGCTGTTCCGTGAATGCTTTTATCTGGAGTGCATCACCGGAGAGGGAGTGCATCATTGAGTGGGCCCAGTGGGAATAAATCCCACTTTGACAATGTTACCACAGTGCACAGTGATCCACAAGATGACATTAATGTAGTGCATGGCTTCTCATTACTGAATCAGAGAATAAAATGCACTCCAGAGGAGCTAATCTGAGAGGAAGGGTCTGGTTAATGGTGTAGTTTAAAACCACTGCGGATATAGAGAGTGGTGACAAATTCATGTCACCATAGGAAAACAAACAGGCCAGCACAAAGCCCACAGGTCAGCTTGCAGAAAGGTATGTGACCTGAGAAGACCTCAGCTCAAGGCCAAATCCCAACAGTCATAAAAAGTCCTTTCTGATGTCAGTATTAAACAAGCCACTAGTAACTAGTGTGCAGCCACTTATTACACACACTGTCTGCTTGAATTGAGCACAAATT
The sequence above is a segment of the Sphaeramia orbicularis chromosome 2, fSphaOr1.1, whole genome shotgun sequence genome. Coding sequences within it:
- the LOC115435358 gene encoding ribose-phosphate pyrophosphokinase 2-like isoform X2, with the protein product MPNIVLFSGSSHHDLSQKVADRLGLELGKVITKKFSNQETCVEIGESVRGEDVYIVQSGCGEINDNLMELLIMINACKIASSSRVTAVIPCFPYARQDKKDKSRAPISAKLVANMLSVAGADHIITMDLHASQIQGFFDIAVDNLYAEPAVLQWIRENIPEWKNCIIVSPDAGGAKRVTSIADRLNVEFALIHKERKKANEVDRMVLVGDVKDRVAIPGGTTWPTLAGTICHAADKLIDAGAIKVYAILTHGIFSGPAISRINNAPFEAVVVTNTIPQEEKMKACPKNTGH
- the LOC115435358 gene encoding ribose-phosphate pyrophosphokinase 2-like isoform X1 is translated as MPNIVLFSGSSHHDLSQKVADRLGLELGKVITKKFSNQETCVEIGESVRGEDVYIVQSGCGEINDNLMELLIMINACKIASSSRVTAVIPCFPYARQDKKDKSRAPISAKLVANMLSVAGADHIITMDLHASQIQGFFDIAVDNLYAEPAVLQWIRENIPEWKNCIIVSPDAGGAKRVTSIADRLNVEFALIHKERKKANEVDRMVLVGDVKDRVAIPGGTTWPTLAGTICHAADKLIDAGAIKVYAILTHGIFSGPAISRINNAPFEAVVVTNTIPQEEKMKACPKIQVIDISMILAEAIRRTHNGESVSYLFSHVPL